GGTCGCAGGCAGGGGAGCAACATACGTAGTACACAACTTGTTCAGGATCGTCTTCTCCAACTCCGGCGCCGGCGGGTACGTACGTATCTCTTCCTACTcaccccgctcctcctcctcctccttgtacaTGCATGCATATACTCTCCGATAAATCCGAGGACCATTGGAGCGAGAGGCCGGGGTCCTCGGCTGCTCGCTGACGAACACATAGATCGGCTGGTATTCTGGGCGGGCAGAGAGAGTGCCAAGCTGTTGCAGATCGAGTTGGACTTCAAGCGAATCTGATATGTGGTAGTTTATTCAGTTTGGGTTTAGAAAAAAAAACCTAATCACTTTCATGATCATTAATCTGATGGACATGTGGTAATTTATCTACTTTTTCTTTGTTATGACATTTTTACTCCGTGTAGCGAGTGCCCCAAATCATTCAGTTCCATGCAAGTTTTTGCTATGACATTCAGTTTCAAAAATCAGTGtgttcattttattttatttttggtttttttgctGCGAAAACAAAATAAGTCTGTTCATTGAATGTGCAGAATTATTTCCAGATTTATAACTTGAAAAATCAAATCTCAATCGATGATGAAGAAATCAGTGTGCTCATTGATCACGTTTATCTATAATTAATTAATTCCAGCAACCTGAAAAATCATATCTCAATTGATGATGAAGAAATAACTGTGTTCATTGATCATGCATGTGTATCCAGAATAAATTCCAACCTCTCAACTGATTGATGCCTGCAGGTGGTTGAAGGCCCTCTTTCTGAACCCAAGTGCGTGCTCTCCATCAAACAAGGCCTCAAGATGTTCGTCGTAGAAGACAAGGGCAGTGCCATTGCTCTCATGTGTGCTGCCCTCCTCTTCCTGGGCACATGGCCAGCATTGCTCACCCTCTTGGAGCGCAGAGGCCGGCTACCGCAGCACACGTACCTTGATTACTCGATCACGAACCTCCTCGCCGCGGTCCTCATTGCACTCACCTTGGGCCAGCTTGGGGAGAGCAAGCAAAACATACCCAATTTCTTCACCCAGCTCAGTCAGGTTAGCTTAATTAGCtgtctataagtaatcatgcatttatttatttatttatttatgcaaCAATTTCctgatgagctagaactcgtggttgagctagatggggattttttgggtagaagatgaagtgtgtggatgctggcataagtggaggggggccaccaggggcccacgagacagggggcgtgccctccactctcgtggcctggtgcttgcccctcctgcagtgttttcgatgcctaaaatcctcaaatattctataaaaaaccatactaaatttgcagggcatttggagcactttcaTTTTCagaatattttttaatgcacggataaatcagaaaacagacagataatactatttttgctttatttattttaaataacagaaagtaaaaagagggtacagaaggttgtgacttctagtttcatccacctcatgatcatcaaaatgaatccactaacaaggttgatcaagtcttgttaacaaactcattccaaataacacgaaaccggagaaattttgaataacactaagttacctcaatggggatatgaaaatccccaacaataagaatatcatactttgtcttgacagtagggagaggacattcaaaacctccaataataatagttggaacttttccaatagaattgatgctatgaacttgagattgtttcctcagaaagtgtaccgtatgcttgctacgtcttgagcttgcgttggttttcctcgaagaggagag
This sequence is a window from Triticum aestivum cultivar Chinese Spring unplaced genomic scaffold, IWGSC CS RefSeq v2.1 scaffold284027, whole genome shotgun sequence. Protein-coding genes within it:
- the LOC123177117 gene encoding uncharacterized protein, with product APAVRYNVSAEDTEIAWRRRHRRQRLPRKLGWLATGRVIAKEDNRHRIKYIGIYSNAGRRQGSNIRSTQLVQDRLLQLRRRRVVEGPLSEPKCVLSIKQGLKMFVVEDKGSAIALMCAALLFLGTWPALLTLLERRGRLPQHTYLDYSITNLLAAVLIALTLGQLGESKQNIPNFFTQLSQ